A window of the Citrus sinensis cultivar Valencia sweet orange chromosome 9, DVS_A1.0, whole genome shotgun sequence genome harbors these coding sequences:
- the LOC102624870 gene encoding probable pectinesterase/pectinesterase inhibitor 13 has protein sequence MLVERAGELNNWLSAVMTYQQTCIDGFPEGKMKSDMDKTLNETQQLTSNSLAMISQFSKYLSSIMNLTPEGTDHRGLLDSKDGVLPSWMSHQERKMLQDEENNKIEPHLIVAKDGSGNFTTISEALAAAPQKYEGRFVIYVAAGIYEESVTLSKRMVNLTIIGEGSQKSIIVGRKSVADGVNIYDSATFVAIGDGLFAKSMGFRNIAGPEKGKAVAARVQSDRATFHNCRFEGYQNAVWVQTHRQFYRSCLITDTVDFIFGDAAAIFQNCQIMVRKPLDVCNDSCIQNQ, from the exons ATGCTTGTAGAAAGGGCTGGTGAATTGAACAATTGGCTAAGTGCAGTCATGACTTATCAGCAGACATGCATTGATGGATTTCctgaaggaaaaatgaaatctGACATGGACAAAACCCTGAATGAAACCCAGCAACTCACTAGCAATTCTCTAGCTATGATAAgccaattttcaaaatacttGTCATCAATCATGAATTTGACGCCCGAAGGAACGGATCATCGCGGCCTTTTGGATTCAAAAGATGGAGTACTACCATCCTGGATGAGCCATcaggaaagaaaaatgttgCAGGATGAAGAAAACAACAAGATAGAACCACACTTGATAGTGGCAAAAGATGGCTCCGGAAACTTTACAACAATATCTGAAGCATTGGCAGCCGCACCTCAAAAATATGAAGGACG GTTTGTCATCTATGTTGCCGCAGGAATTTACGAAGAGAGTGTGACTTTGTCAAAGCGTATGGTGAATCTTACAATCATTGGGGAAGGATCTCAGAAGTCCATCATTGTGGGGCGCAAAAGTGTTGCAGACGGAGTCAATATCTATGATTCTGCAACTTTTG TGGCTATCGGAGACGGGTTATTTGCTAAATCAATGGGATTCAGAAACATTGCGGGTCCAGAAAAGGGTAAGGCAGTGGCTGCTAGAGTCCAATCCGACCGTGCAACATTTCACAACTGCCGCTTTGAGGGCTACCAAAACGCAGTGTGGGTGCAAACTCACCGCCAATTCTACAGGAGTTGCTTAATTACAGACACAGTCGATTTCATATTTGGCGATGCGGCAGCTATCTTTCAGAATTGCCAGATAATGGTTAGAAAACCCCTGGACGTGTGCAATGATTCTTGTATTCAGAATCAATAG